A DNA window from Sporosarcina sp. ANT_H38 contains the following coding sequences:
- a CDS encoding glycosyl hydrolase 53 family protein: MTQTFIKGADISMLTEVENLGGKYFIDKEEKDLFEILRINGIDTIRLRIWVDPYDEAGKPYLGGTNDLQTTLDLAKRAKAEGMKLLLNFHYSDFWTDPKKQAKPKAWKSLSGKQLEEKVYQYTKQVLEACNENDVIPEYIQIGNEITNGMLWPDGKTPTYLFAERRFEEVETDSKKTSYDQLAGLLKAGIQSVKDSLSANPAKIILHLDFGGANDLYRIWFDEITNRGVEFDIIGLSYYPFWHGDLKALELNLNDISTRYNKELLVVEAAYGFTGEDPTGACIFTEELAEEAGYPATIAGQKSFLRDLMKTVQQTTGNNGIGIVYWEPAWLPVNGTSWASLEGMKYGNDVATIGNSWANQGLFDFKGNALESLNVFKEF, translated from the coding sequence ATGACACAAACGTTCATAAAAGGTGCCGATATCTCAATGCTAACTGAAGTTGAAAATCTTGGCGGGAAGTACTTTATTGATAAAGAAGAGAAGGACTTATTTGAAATCTTACGAATCAATGGGATTGATACGATTCGATTACGCATATGGGTGGATCCTTATGATGAAGCAGGTAAACCTTATCTCGGTGGAACGAATGATTTACAAACGACGCTGGATTTAGCAAAGCGGGCAAAAGCCGAAGGAATGAAGTTACTACTTAATTTTCATTATAGTGATTTTTGGACAGATCCGAAGAAACAAGCGAAGCCTAAAGCGTGGAAGTCGCTATCAGGTAAGCAGCTAGAAGAAAAAGTTTATCAATATACGAAGCAAGTACTCGAAGCCTGTAATGAGAACGATGTCATCCCAGAATACATTCAAATTGGCAATGAAATTACCAATGGGATGCTTTGGCCAGATGGAAAGACACCAACTTATCTATTTGCAGAAAGACGGTTTGAAGAAGTTGAAACCGATAGCAAGAAAACATCTTATGATCAATTAGCGGGTTTATTGAAGGCGGGAATTCAGTCAGTAAAAGATAGCTTATCAGCCAATCCAGCAAAAATCATTTTACATTTAGACTTTGGCGGAGCGAATGATTTATATCGGATCTGGTTTGATGAAATTACAAATAGAGGCGTTGAGTTCGACATTATTGGATTGTCTTACTATCCATTTTGGCATGGCGATCTGAAGGCGTTAGAGCTAAATCTTAATGATATTAGTACGCGTTATAATAAAGAACTACTCGTCGTAGAAGCAGCTTATGGATTTACGGGAGAAGACCCTACTGGCGCATGTATTTTTACAGAAGAGCTAGCAGAAGAAGCGGGGTATCCAGCCACAATTGCTGGGCAAAAAAGTTTCTTACGGGATCTTATGAAAACCGTTCAACAAACAACAGGTAATAATGGGATTGGAATTGTTTATTGGGAACCGGCATGGTTACCGGTAAATGGTACGAGTTGGGCGAGTCTTGAAGGTATGAAGTATGGAAATGATGTCGCAACGATCGGTAATTCATGGGCAAATCAAGGACTATTTGATTTTAAAGGCAACGCATTAGAATCTTTAAATGTTTTCAAGGAATTCTAA